In Anopheles gambiae chromosome 2, idAnoGambNW_F1_1, whole genome shotgun sequence, a single window of DNA contains:
- the LOC1274833 gene encoding craniofacial development protein 1, protein MNQEDYPSDSDASDEDFRPDKEDVETGSELDSNDEEQEECGEQLEGKSSNGGGAKRKRKSDPTSRKKTKANEKEVKAHQKAHRSDEEKDEELDEEEEKRRTDALWADFLGGGGSSATSSSTSSTQQANGATSTRTSKPSVEVKKPVTEVKSSPRPKVPEKEKPTVAQLFEFAGEQIVLTEEGGSKILASAESEKSATVSTRPAVPKSIIPSRSSSGGLGAVLNQLSKKNQLSTLEKTKLDWTSFKRQEGIEEELQTHNKGKEGFLERRDFLERTDLRQFEIEKSFRQTKRSNR, encoded by the coding sequence ATGAACCAGGAGGATTACCCGAGCGACAGTGATGCCAGCGATGAAGACTTCCGCCCGGACAAAGAGGATGTAGAAACAGGAAGCGAGTTAGATTCGAACGACGAGGAACAGGAAGAGTGCGGTGAGCAATTGGAAGGCAAATCGTCCAATGGAGGTGGTGCAAAGCGCAAGCGAAAATCAGATCCAACCAGCAGAAAAAAGACAAAGGCAAATGAGAAGGAGGTGAAAGCTCACCAGAAAGCTCACCGATCGGATGAGGAAAAGGACGAAGAGTTAGATGAGGAGGAAGAGAAGCGAAGGACCGATGCGTTGTGGGCGGATTTTCTAGGCGGTGGTGGCAGTAGTGCGACCAGCTctagcaccagcagcacccaGCAAGCCAACGGTGCCACTTCCACCCGCACCAGCAAACCGAGCGTGGAAGTGAAAAAGCCCGTTACGGAGGTTAAATCCTCACCCAGGCCAAAGGTGCCCGAGAAGGAAAAACCAACCGTAGCACAGCTGTTTGAATTCGCCGGTGAACAGATCGTGCTGACCGAAGAGGGAGGCAGTAAGATTTTAGCTAGTGCCGAGAGTGAAAAGTCCGCTACGGTGTCCACACGACCGGCGGTACCGAAATCGATCATTCCTTCGCGCAGTTCCTCCGGCGGATTGGGGGCAGTATTAAATCAACTCAGTAAGAAAAACCAGCTGAGCACGCTGGAGAAAACGAAGCTCGATTGGACGAGCTTCAAGCGGCAGGAGGGCATCGAGGAGGAGCTGCAAACGCACAACAAAGGCAAGGAAGGGTTTCTGGAGCGGCGCGATTTCCTGGAGCGTACCGATTTGCGTCAGTTCGAGATAGAGAAATCGTTCCGGCAAACGAAGCGAAGTAATCGATAA